The genomic DNA GCTTGAATTGATTGTTACAAAAGGATTTCCCGAGCGGGGACTCAAATCATGTATGGCCCTCGCTGCAAGCTCTTTTCCCGTACCTGTCTCTCCCAGAATAAGAACAGGTGCTGCCGAAAGGGCCACCAAAGAGATCATGTGTTCCACTCTCGCCATTTCGTCGCTCGTGCCGACAAACCTGTCACGAACCCTTATCCGGTGCAGTTGCTCTTCCAGGACTATATTTTTGACCATGAGCATCTTTTTTTCGTACGCCTTTGCGATTACTTTTGAGAGTTCTGACATCTTGCATGGTTTTGTCAGATAATCGTACGCGCCGAGTTTCATGGAGCGGATGGCCGTGGCTACCGAGGCAAACCCGGTGAGTATGATCACCTCAAGGGTGGGTTCGCTATGTTTGAGTTTCATCAGCAATTCAACTCCATCCATATCGGGGAGCTTGATATCAAGGATCACGACATCAACGGTCTCGTCTTTCAGAATAGAAAGAGCTTCACTGGCCCTAAACGCAGTGAGTACTTTCATCTTCTGTTCAGTGAGTTGTTCTCTGAATGCCTCGACGAGCCGAGTCTCATCATCTATGATCAGAACACGAATCATCTTGCGCCCGGCCTTTGGAATAATAGGGAGAAGGTGGTCCCGTGACCGGGGGTGCTTACCATGCTTGTAGCCCCTCCCATATCCTGCATGAGATCATGACACAAGGTTAATCCGAGTCCTATCCCGCTCTTTGATTCCTTTGTTGTGAAAAAAGGCTCGAATATCTTATCTGCAATTGAATCGGGAATCCCCGTACCGTTATCCTCTATCTCGACAAGAACGTGATCTTCCATGGGCATGGTCCTGATCCATATTGCGGCATCAGCCCTGCCTTCGACGGCATCCTGCGCGTTGGTGATAAGATTGACAAATACCTGCCTAAGGGCGTTTGCATCACCCAAAATAAGAGGAGCGGCAAGCGCTGGTTCCCTGGTAATCCGAATCTTTTCAGTGCCGAGGCGTTCGATCACGCCATCAAGCAACTCACCAATGTCGATTTCGGTGATTTCCAGCCCTTCTTTCTGGAGCAAGCTCAGGATATCGGTAGTCACACCCTTACAGCGAAATGCCTCCTCTTCGATAATATTAAGGTAACCCTTGAGTCTCTCCACATCGGCAAGTTTCGGAAGTGATTCGAGACAACTATGTGCGCGTTCAGAGTAAGCCACCAGAGTGCCGAGAGGATTATTCAACTCATGGGCTATTCCTGCTGCGAGCCGGCCTATGGTAGCCACCTTGGCTTCCTGCATCAACTTAGCCCTGGTCTTCACCCGGTCGGTTGTCTCCTCAATGATGCAGAGGAGTCCTTCGATTCCCCCGTTCTTGTCCTTTAAGGGTACCCCTTTGAAGTCTATGAAGTTGTTCCTGTCGCCCCGGTAGGTCATGAACGGAAAATCCCAGAGCTGGAAAGGCTCACCCTCAAGGCCCGCCTCTATATGACGGGCAAGTCCGCACTGAATAGTATAAGGATCCTTAAGCCAGTTAAAACCGATGAGTTTGGTCTCGGCTTCTTTCGCCAGACCGGAGAGGGCCGCTAATGCCGGGTTTATGCTGGTGAATACTCCGTTTTTGTCAAGAGTGAAGATTGCAACGGGAGCATGGTCGATGATCGCCTTGTTAAACTCGTTCAGTTGGCGAAGTCTGTTCGCTACCTTCTTTTTTTCGGTAATGTCTTCGATAGTGCCTTCGTAGAAAAATGTCTTGTCCTTGGCATCGCGCACGATCTCCTGGAAAAGCCATTCACCGCCAATTATGATACGGCTTAAACTTACCTCAGCATCAAAGGACGTTCCATCATGCCTCAGCCGTTGTTGTTTGAAAAATTGCGGACCGCTTAGGGCGGACTCTTTCATTTTGTTTATGAGCATATCTTTTGAGTTCCATCCTCCTGCCTGAACAAGAGGCAGGAATTCATTGAAATCACGGCCTATTACGTGTTCCCGATTACACTTTAGCATCTTTATTGCCTTAATGTTGCAGTCGATGATCATATTCTTCCTGATATGAAAGATAGCGTCGCTTGTATTTTCAAAGAGCGCCCGGTATGCGGAACCGTCTATATCAGGCGGTCCGGCCGGATCGCCGAGGGGGCTTTTGGTATCCTCAAATTGGGCCACTCTACGGCGTAATTCCGTCAATTCGTGAACCAACTGATCTTTTGTCTTTTTTCGATCGTTCATTGTGATATGTGTCGCTTGTGCGTGATGGCAGGATCATTATATACTATTTCACAAGATATTTCTTTGCATAAAGAAGATTGCACATAATGTTTCCTGAATCCCGGCTTACAGACAATGGTTATTTTAAATGCATAATGTGTGACAATTTTTCATACATGTTGTATACAGTATATACAACTCATCAATCCTTATCAATTATCCTAACAAGACACAAGCTCAAGGAAAACAACATAATGCTAACGGCACTGTTATTGCTAATAAACATACAAATAAGAAAATAATTCTGAATGAGGAGGAGTCATATGGGAGGAGGAAAGACATTTTCTACTATCAGGACGCTGCTCAACCGTAATGCAATGCTTTATCCTGAGAAAATAGCTATGAAAGAGGTGGAGGGGGAGAGAGTCTTCACGTACCAGGCAATGAAAGAAAGGGCCAACAGGATGGGGAATGCTCTCATTGGTCTCGGAGCGAAAAAGGGGGATAGGGTCGCCATTCTAAGCCAAAACAGCTTTGAGTATATGGAATCGGCTATCAATGTACCAAATGCCGGATTTATTTTCGTTGTCTGCAATTTCAGGCTGGCGCCGCCTGAAATTGCCGCGGTGCTTACCGATGCCGAGCCGGTGGTACTGCTCGTTCAGCAGCAATTTGTGGAAATTGTGCAGAAAATTAAAGAAAGTATCCCGTCAATCAAATATTTCGTCTATTTCGGGGATCCAGAGAAGAAACCCGAGGGATGGCATGATTATGAAGAATTTATGGATGGAGCATCCACGGATGATCCATCCGTCGAGATTTACGAAGATGATATTGCCATGCTCATGTATACGAGCGGTACCACGGGGCTTCCCAAAGGGGTTATGCAGACCCACGGAAACTACTATCATGCCGGGCGTGTATGTTCCAGGAATAACAATCTGACGACGGACGACCGGGTGTTTATAGTCTGCCCCATGTACCATATTACCGCCCACTACACATTTTTTGGCAGCCTCTATGCCGTCTGTCCGGCATTTGTCTTTTCAAGATGGGATGTCGAACTCTTTTTGTCGGTCACGGAAAAGGAGAAACTGACAGCCGGAATGTTTGCAACCCCTATGGTGATGATGATAATGGATTTTCCTGCTTTCAGGAGGTACGACGTATCGAGTTGGAAGACCCTCTGGTTTGCCGGTGCGGGAATTATACCCGCTGTGTACAGGGAGTTCATTGACGTCTTTGGAAATATTCTTGGCGAACATCATGGAACTACGGAATCTACGGGTGTAACAACGAACCTCTCGGTAAAAGACATCGGGGAGGCGTTCGGGAGAGGGGATTCCAATATCCTGGAATCATGCGGCCGGGCAAGCTACGACATGGAAATTTTGATCGTTGACAAGGCGGGCAAAAGGGTGCCGCCTGGTGGTGTTGGGGAAATGATAGTCAGAGGGCCGGGCATGGGCCTCGGGTATTGGAGGAAAGAGGCTGAGACTGAAAAGGTTTTTAAGGGGGAATGGTTTTACACGGAAGATGTATGCTCTATTGATGAAAGAGGTTACATCAGGGTCATTGACCGTTTAAAAGACATGATTATTACAGGTGGAGAAAATGTATACCCTGCTGAAGTAGAAAAGGTACTCAATGATCATCCTCACGTGAAGGAATCTTGCGTGATCGGGACCCCGCACCCCACCTGGGGAGAAGCCGTCACTGCCGTCTGTGTTCTAAAGGATGGGGCCAAAGCGGGACCGTCCGAGCTGACAGATTATTGCAAAGGGAAAGTGGCGGGGTACAAAGTGCCTAAAACGGTCCACATTATCTCTGCGCTGCCCCGCAATGCAGCGGGAAAGATACTTAAGAGGGAGTTGCGGGAACAATTCGGGAAACCAGAGTCACACTGAAGGAGGTTGAGCGGCATGGAGTTTACAAGAGAATAATTGGACATAAAGCAGGCTGCACCGAGAGAGCTCGCCGAAGGATAATTCAAGGAAAGAGCGAAGGAATTCGACGAAAAAAAGGAGTGTGGTTTTTCCATTTAGAAGAAAGCATGTGAACCAGGATTTGCGGGCACTTTCATAAAAGATGAATATGGCGGAGCAGGGTTTGGCTGCCTCAAAAACACTCCCCGATGGCCGAAGAGTTTTGACGGGCGGACCTTGGATGCAGACTTAATCAGTCTTTTTGTGTACGTTCGGGCTGGAGATAA from Syntrophobacterales bacterium includes the following:
- a CDS encoding AMP-binding protein: MGGGKTFSTIRTLLNRNAMLYPEKIAMKEVEGERVFTYQAMKERANRMGNALIGLGAKKGDRVAILSQNSFEYMESAINVPNAGFIFVVCNFRLAPPEIAAVLTDAEPVVLLVQQQFVEIVQKIKESIPSIKYFVYFGDPEKKPEGWHDYEEFMDGASTDDPSVEIYEDDIAMLMYTSGTTGLPKGVMQTHGNYYHAGRVCSRNNNLTTDDRVFIVCPMYHITAHYTFFGSLYAVCPAFVFSRWDVELFLSVTEKEKLTAGMFATPMVMMIMDFPAFRRYDVSSWKTLWFAGAGIIPAVYREFIDVFGNILGEHHGTTESTGVTTNLSVKDIGEAFGRGDSNILESCGRASYDMEILIVDKAGKRVPPGGVGEMIVRGPGMGLGYWRKEAETEKVFKGEWFYTEDVCSIDERGYIRVIDRLKDMIITGGENVYPAEVEKVLNDHPHVKESCVIGTPHPTWGEAVTAVCVLKDGAKAGPSELTDYCKGKVAGYKVPKTVHIISALPRNAAGKILKRELREQFGKPESH
- a CDS encoding PAS domain S-box protein, which produces MNDRKKTKDQLVHELTELRRRVAQFEDTKSPLGDPAGPPDIDGSAYRALFENTSDAIFHIRKNMIIDCNIKAIKMLKCNREHVIGRDFNEFLPLVQAGGWNSKDMLINKMKESALSGPQFFKQQRLRHDGTSFDAEVSLSRIIIGGEWLFQEIVRDAKDKTFFYEGTIEDITEKKKVANRLRQLNEFNKAIIDHAPVAIFTLDKNGVFTSINPALAALSGLAKEAETKLIGFNWLKDPYTIQCGLARHIEAGLEGEPFQLWDFPFMTYRGDRNNFIDFKGVPLKDKNGGIEGLLCIIEETTDRVKTRAKLMQEAKVATIGRLAAGIAHELNNPLGTLVAYSERAHSCLESLPKLADVERLKGYLNIIEEEAFRCKGVTTDILSLLQKEGLEITEIDIGELLDGVIERLGTEKIRITREPALAAPLILGDANALRQVFVNLITNAQDAVEGRADAAIWIRTMPMEDHVLVEIEDNGTGIPDSIADKIFEPFFTTKESKSGIGLGLTLCHDLMQDMGGATSMVSTPGHGTTFSLLFQRPGAR